Proteins co-encoded in one Flavobacteriaceae bacterium MAR_2009_75 genomic window:
- a CDS encoding putative LPLAT superfamily acyltransferase — translation MAEWEGQSKGNLLGYKIFIFLLKNLGIGVAYFVLRFVSFYYFLFSAKSSKCIYQYFRKRLGYSKLKSTLSIYQSYFTLGRILIDRVAISTGLRNKFTYTHDGIEHIDNLLKKNQGGILISGHVGNFEIAHYFLENRYSINKISMVTTRDEQQSILDYMDSIVIKSQLEFILVKDDMSHIFEIHNALDRGGLVVFTGDRYLPGTKTLKGELLGKEAHFPMGPYQLASRLNMPVLFVYVMKETKKHYSLYARQAEFKARDAQGLLNEYTQSMEWIIRKYPLQWFNFFDFWKDLKK, via the coding sequence ATGGCAGAATGGGAAGGACAATCGAAAGGCAACCTGCTCGGATATAAGATTTTCATCTTTTTACTCAAAAACCTCGGCATCGGTGTAGCCTATTTCGTGTTACGCTTCGTTTCCTTCTACTATTTTCTCTTTTCTGCCAAAAGTTCAAAATGTATTTACCAGTATTTTAGAAAGAGGTTAGGCTATTCAAAGCTGAAAAGTACACTCAGCATCTATCAAAGTTACTTCACCCTAGGCAGAATACTTATTGACCGCGTTGCAATATCTACCGGACTACGTAATAAATTTACTTACACCCATGATGGTATCGAGCATATTGACAACTTGTTAAAGAAAAATCAAGGAGGCATTCTCATCAGCGGGCATGTGGGTAATTTTGAAATTGCACATTACTTTTTAGAGAACAGGTATAGCATCAACAAGATAAGTATGGTCACTACACGAGACGAGCAACAGAGCATACTTGATTATATGGATAGTATTGTTATCAAATCACAGCTTGAATTCATTTTGGTGAAAGACGACATGTCACATATTTTCGAGATTCATAATGCGCTAGACCGCGGCGGGCTTGTCGTCTTTACAGGTGACCGTTACTTGCCCGGCACAAAAACGCTTAAAGGTGAACTCTTGGGCAAAGAGGCCCATTTTCCAATGGGGCCCTACCAACTGGCTTCACGATTAAATATGCCGGTTCTATTCGTATACGTAATGAAAGAAACCAAAAAACATTACAGTCTCTACGCCCGACAGGCAGAGTTTAAAGCTCGTGATGCTCAAGGCTTACTCAATGAATATACCCAAAGCATGGAGTGGATTATTAGAAAATATCCATTGCAATGGTTCAATTTTTTTGATTTTTGGAAAGACCTGAAGAAATAA
- a CDS encoding acyl carrier protein produces MTLTKEEIVEKIDIFLIDEFEVDEDEIKPEANLKEALDLDSLDFVDLVVAVESNFGVKLVGEDFVNVHTLQNFYDLIESKLA; encoded by the coding sequence ATGACATTGACCAAAGAAGAAATTGTTGAGAAAATAGACATCTTTCTCATTGATGAATTTGAAGTAGACGAGGATGAGATAAAGCCCGAGGCTAATTTGAAAGAAGCTTTGGATTTAGATAGTCTAGATTTCGTAGACCTAGTGGTAGCAGTTGAAAGTAATTTCGGAGTAAAATTAGTAGGCGAAGACTTTGTGAATGTTCACACCCTACAGAACTTTTACGACCTAATCGAAAGTAAATTAGCATAA
- a CDS encoding 3-oxoacyl-[acyl-carrier-protein] synthase-1, whose protein sequence is MRRVVITGMGIYSCIGKNLEEVKQSLYEGKSGIIYDSKRESFGYRSPITGHVDEPDLKSLLSRRQRISMGQEAQFAYMATMEALKNAQIDEDFMEINEIGILYGNDSTAKSTVDSVDIMREKGDTTLVGSGAIFKAMNSTVTMNLSTIFKLKGINLTISAACASGSHSVGLAYHLIKSGLQECIIAGGAQEINPEAMGSFDGLGVFATNTDNPEKASKPFDKDRDGLVPSGGGATLIVESYDSAVKRGAPILAELVGYGFSSNGDHISTPNVDGPSRAMQRALDDAKMNPSEIDYVNAHATSTPVGDANEAKAIFEVFGETNPYVSSTKSMTGHECWMAGASEIVYSLIMMENSFIAPNINLENTDEDSGKLNIVKKTLNKKIDVFLSNSFGFGGTNSALILKKASNK, encoded by the coding sequence ATGAGGAGAGTAGTTATTACGGGCATGGGCATATATTCATGCATAGGCAAAAACCTAGAAGAAGTAAAACAATCGCTATATGAGGGCAAATCGGGTATTATCTACGACTCGAAACGAGAATCATTCGGCTATCGCTCCCCTATTACCGGTCATGTTGACGAACCCGATTTAAAATCCCTACTCTCTAGAAGACAACGTATCAGTATGGGCCAAGAGGCTCAATTTGCATACATGGCAACCATGGAAGCCCTAAAAAATGCCCAGATTGACGAGGATTTTATGGAAATCAATGAAATCGGCATTCTATACGGTAACGACAGCACGGCCAAATCTACCGTAGATTCGGTTGATATCATGAGAGAAAAAGGAGATACCACACTGGTAGGATCAGGAGCCATATTCAAGGCCATGAACTCTACCGTTACAATGAATCTTTCTACAATATTTAAATTAAAGGGTATTAACCTGACCATTAGTGCAGCCTGCGCCAGTGGCTCCCACTCGGTCGGTTTGGCCTATCACCTGATAAAGAGCGGCCTTCAAGAATGTATTATCGCCGGGGGCGCACAAGAAATAAATCCTGAGGCAATGGGCAGTTTTGATGGCTTGGGCGTTTTCGCTACCAATACTGACAATCCCGAAAAAGCTTCGAAACCCTTCGACAAAGACCGTGACGGACTAGTACCTAGTGGAGGAGGCGCTACTCTTATTGTTGAAAGTTATGATTCGGCAGTAAAGCGAGGAGCACCAATACTTGCTGAATTAGTAGGTTACGGCTTTTCTTCGAATGGCGATCATATCTCTACCCCAAATGTTGATGGGCCTTCTAGGGCCATGCAAAGAGCCCTTGATGACGCAAAAATGAATCCGTCAGAGATCGATTATGTGAATGCACATGCTACTTCGACCCCTGTAGGTGACGCCAATGAGGCCAAAGCTATTTTCGAGGTGTTCGGGGAAACCAACCCATATGTTAGTTCAACAAAATCGATGACGGGCCATGAATGCTGGATGGCGGGCGCAAGCGAAATTGTATATTCGCTGATTATGATGGAAAATTCCTTTATTGCCCCTAATATCAATCTTGAAAATACGGATGAAGATTCTGGGAAATTAAATATTGTTAAGAAAACCTTAAACAAAAAAATTGATGTATTTTTGTCCAATTCATTCGGGTTTGGTGGAACAAATTCCGCACTGATACTTAAAAAAGCCAGTAATAAATGA
- a CDS encoding 3-oxoacyl-[acyl-carrier protein] reductase codes for MKEEKKKYALVTGGSRGIGRAICVQLAKDLDYKILINYNSNSKAAEETLAMVTEAGGNGELIQFNVIDGEQVKLKLETWHEKNKNAVIEVVVNNAGITKDGLFMWMSKEDWSSVVDTSLNGFYNVTNALIQNLLVNKYGRIINMVSVSGQKGTPGQTNYSAAKGAVIGATKALAQEVAKRKVTVNAVAPGFIKTDMTEELNEQELKKMIPANRFGTAEEVAHAVSFLASNKSSYITGEVLNINGGIYS; via the coding sequence ATGAAAGAGGAAAAGAAAAAATACGCACTCGTAACTGGGGGCTCTCGTGGTATCGGTCGAGCCATTTGCGTACAATTGGCCAAAGACCTAGACTACAAAATACTCATCAACTATAACAGTAACTCAAAAGCAGCAGAAGAAACCCTTGCAATGGTAACTGAAGCCGGTGGCAATGGTGAGCTTATTCAGTTTAATGTAATTGATGGCGAGCAAGTAAAATTGAAACTCGAAACTTGGCACGAGAAAAACAAAAATGCGGTTATTGAAGTAGTGGTGAACAATGCCGGCATTACCAAAGACGGTTTATTCATGTGGATGTCAAAGGAAGATTGGTCTTCCGTGGTCGATACCAGTCTCAATGGGTTCTATAATGTTACCAATGCCTTAATTCAAAACCTTTTGGTCAACAAATACGGCCGAATCATTAACATGGTCTCGGTTTCAGGTCAGAAGGGTACGCCGGGCCAAACGAACTACTCTGCTGCTAAAGGCGCGGTAATCGGTGCCACTAAAGCACTTGCTCAAGAAGTAGCCAAAAGAAAAGTTACCGTGAATGCCGTAGCTCCTGGCTTTATAAAAACCGATATGACCGAAGAACTGAACGAACAAGAGTTAAAAAAAATGATTCCCGCCAATAGATTTGGCACGGCAGAAGAAGTGGCACATGCAGTATCTTTTTTGGCTTCCAATAAATCAAGTTATATAACTGGCGAGGTATTGAATATCAACGGCGGCATTTATTCATAA
- a CDS encoding WG repeat protein: MKIKAFLVLVLAINTVALYAQELSLVREDGMFGYIDKSGNYVIEPKFKNAKTFSNGLAAAEKDKLWGFIDPSGEWAIEPKFDKVKYFDSGYALVLENDSWKYIDTTGKTLQVPSAEKYYDFEDGVSLFREADKIGLLGTSGKLVLEPTYDAIKKFRNGHAKVSKGEKWGMIDTKGKVVIPVEYEEIGNEYTAYGVEAKKGGVYGIVHNGTFNPVAGADKVWGFYGDSGLTYARKNKKVGFVNSKGEWVIEPKFDKARGFANGLAPVSENKNWGYINKKGEMVIPAEYRDAEVFAENGLAPVKQKQWGFIDSSGKVVIPLEYDITAGLAFLAGNDSKGFINGLARVKTKKGWGFLDKDGKLLADKWFQNVEPFVSIK, translated from the coding sequence ATGAAAATAAAAGCCTTTTTAGTTTTAGTATTGGCCATCAACACTGTGGCCCTTTATGCCCAAGAACTATCTCTTGTTAGAGAAGATGGTATGTTCGGTTACATCGATAAATCGGGCAATTATGTCATTGAACCAAAATTTAAAAATGCCAAAACCTTTTCAAACGGTTTGGCAGCAGCCGAAAAAGATAAATTGTGGGGTTTCATCGACCCATCTGGCGAATGGGCCATCGAACCAAAATTTGATAAAGTAAAGTACTTCGACTCGGGCTACGCTTTGGTATTGGAGAATGACAGCTGGAAATATATTGACACTACAGGTAAAACTTTACAGGTGCCATCTGCCGAAAAGTATTATGATTTTGAAGATGGAGTATCTTTATTTCGTGAAGCGGATAAAATCGGACTTTTGGGCACCAGTGGAAAATTGGTTCTTGAACCTACCTATGACGCTATTAAAAAGTTCAGAAACGGTCATGCCAAAGTTAGCAAGGGTGAAAAATGGGGTATGATAGATACTAAAGGCAAGGTTGTTATCCCCGTTGAGTATGAAGAAATCGGCAATGAATACACCGCTTATGGTGTCGAAGCTAAAAAAGGCGGAGTCTATGGCATCGTTCACAATGGAACTTTCAACCCGGTGGCCGGGGCTGATAAAGTTTGGGGCTTTTATGGCGATTCAGGACTAACCTACGCAAGAAAGAATAAAAAAGTAGGTTTTGTTAACAGTAAGGGCGAATGGGTTATCGAACCAAAATTTGATAAGGCCCGTGGTTTTGCAAACGGTTTGGCACCTGTTTCTGAAAATAAAAACTGGGGTTATATCAATAAAAAAGGTGAAATGGTCATACCTGCGGAGTACCGTGATGCCGAGGTTTTTGCCGAAAATGGTCTTGCCCCTGTAAAACAAAAGCAATGGGGGTTTATTGACTCAAGTGGAAAAGTTGTCATTCCGTTGGAATATGACATCACCGCTGGCTTGGCTTTTTTAGCAGGTAATGATTCCAAAGGATTTATAAATGGTCTAGCACGTGTGAAAACCAAGAAAGGTTGGGGCTTTTTAGACAAAGATGGTAAACTGCTCGCAGATAAATGGTTTCAAAATGTTGAGCCTTTTGTCTCTATAAAATAG
- a CDS encoding histidine ammonia-lyase: protein MPEIKGKLGIEEFYSVIFDNESLSVDQEVIKTAQDSHDFLKEFSKNKVIYGVNTGFGPMAQYKIKDSETLQLQYNLIRSHASGTGNPIPEKHVRAAMLARLNTLSLGNSGVHVSVIETMTDLINKNITPLIYEHGGVGASGDLVQLAHLALVLIGEGEVFYKGERRPTAEIFEQEGVEPIKVELREGLGLINGTSVMTGIGVVNTIYTRRLLEWMIACSSAINEIMQAYDDHLSEELNFTKMHKGQREIARSMRSHLKDSTLTRKREHHLYTDTNGDVSVFEEKVQEYYSIRCVPQILGPVLDTLNNVERILIEEVNSANDNPIVDVARKNVYHGGNFHGDYVSLEMDKLKIVVTKMSMLAERQLNYLMNSKLNDVLPPFVNLGTLGLNFGMQGVQFTATSTTAENQMLSNPMYVHSIPNNNDNQDIVSMGTNAALITKKVIENAFEVIAIEMITVVQAIEYLDAKDKVSTKTKKMYDAVRKIVPPFKEDTIMYPYVNQVKDFITNHKNK, encoded by the coding sequence ATGCCAGAAATAAAAGGAAAGTTAGGAATTGAAGAGTTCTACAGTGTTATTTTCGATAATGAATCTCTTTCGGTTGACCAAGAGGTGATTAAAACGGCACAAGACAGCCATGATTTCTTAAAAGAGTTCTCGAAAAACAAGGTTATTTACGGTGTTAATACGGGCTTTGGCCCAATGGCACAGTATAAAATCAAAGATTCCGAGACTTTACAGTTGCAATACAATCTTATCCGTAGCCATGCATCTGGCACGGGCAATCCCATACCTGAAAAACATGTTCGAGCAGCTATGTTGGCTCGATTGAATACCCTTAGTTTAGGAAACTCAGGAGTGCACGTTTCAGTTATAGAAACCATGACCGACCTAATAAACAAGAATATCACCCCGTTGATTTATGAGCATGGAGGGGTCGGGGCCAGCGGCGACTTAGTACAATTGGCACACTTGGCCCTCGTACTCATCGGCGAAGGCGAGGTATTTTACAAAGGCGAAAGAAGACCTACCGCAGAGATTTTCGAACAAGAGGGGGTCGAACCCATCAAAGTGGAACTTCGTGAAGGTTTAGGTCTCATTAATGGCACCTCTGTAATGACCGGTATCGGTGTGGTAAACACTATTTATACAAGACGACTGTTAGAATGGATGATCGCTTGTTCTTCGGCCATTAACGAAATCATGCAGGCCTATGACGACCATTTGTCAGAAGAATTGAACTTCACCAAAATGCATAAAGGCCAACGCGAAATCGCAAGGTCGATGCGCAGTCATTTAAAAGACAGTACGCTGACCCGAAAGCGAGAACATCATCTGTATACCGATACAAATGGTGATGTATCGGTTTTTGAAGAAAAGGTACAAGAGTATTATTCTATTCGTTGCGTTCCACAAATTTTAGGGCCTGTGCTAGATACCTTGAACAACGTTGAACGTATTTTAATCGAAGAGGTCAATTCGGCCAATGATAACCCTATAGTCGATGTTGCTAGAAAGAATGTGTATCATGGTGGTAACTTTCATGGAGATTACGTCTCATTAGAAATGGACAAGCTCAAAATAGTGGTCACCAAAATGAGCATGTTGGCAGAACGCCAATTGAACTATCTGATGAACTCTAAGCTGAACGATGTTCTACCTCCATTTGTTAATTTAGGCACTCTAGGGCTCAATTTCGGAATGCAAGGTGTTCAATTTACGGCAACATCGACTACCGCTGAAAATCAAATGCTTTCGAATCCTATGTACGTTCATAGTATACCCAACAACAACGACAATCAAGATATTGTCAGCATGGGTACCAATGCCGCCTTGATTACTAAAAAGGTAATCGAAAATGCTTTTGAAGTTATCGCCATAGAAATGATTACTGTCGTACAGGCTATAGAATATCTTGACGCGAAGGATAAGGTATCGACCAAGACTAAAAAGATGTACGATGCCGTTAGAAAGATAGTACCCCCGTTCAAAGAAGATACAATTATGTATCCGTATGTTAACCAAGTGAAAGATTTCATCACTAATCATAAGAACAAATAG
- a CDS encoding flavin-dependent dehydrogenase encodes MQNESVDVLIIGAGPSGAVSAAYLHKQGLKVKVVEKSKFPRFVIGESLLPRCMDHFEEVGLLEALKEKNFEVKGGARFMRGDRICNFDFSKKYTDGWDWTWQVPRADFDKTLTDTLIDWGVDIAFEQEVVGVDFKGSDSITTIKDIDGSLSAIEAKFIVDSSGHGRVLPRLLDLEKPSEIGKHSSIFTHVKDVNRPEGREGTIITFDIVSLDTWLWVIPFSNGYTSLGYVGPTEYLESFEGDHTQKLQEMMKLSDYYYDRFEGLNYEFEPRIIKNIAKSVKQLYGEGYVLTGNSAEFLDPVFSSGVTFATESSLCAAKLIAKQLRGEQVDWEKDYSDYMKEGVEVFATYVKEWYTGNLQTIFFDSNDNPVIKAQICAVLAGYVWDRTNPFVKNHHRLVKTVARIAEMEKETKGQES; translated from the coding sequence ATGCAAAATGAAAGTGTTGATGTTCTAATCATTGGCGCCGGACCCTCGGGAGCGGTATCAGCAGCTTATCTTCACAAGCAAGGTCTTAAAGTAAAGGTAGTTGAGAAAAGTAAATTTCCCCGTTTTGTAATTGGGGAAAGCTTGTTGCCACGTTGCATGGATCATTTTGAAGAAGTAGGATTGCTAGAGGCCCTTAAGGAAAAGAATTTCGAGGTTAAGGGCGGGGCCCGTTTTATGCGTGGTGACAGAATCTGTAATTTCGACTTCAGTAAAAAATATACTGATGGTTGGGATTGGACATGGCAAGTGCCTCGGGCCGATTTTGATAAAACATTGACAGATACCTTAATTGATTGGGGCGTTGATATTGCTTTTGAGCAAGAAGTTGTAGGTGTAGATTTTAAAGGAAGCGACTCCATAACCACCATAAAAGATATTGACGGAAGCCTGTCGGCCATAGAGGCCAAATTTATTGTCGATTCAAGTGGTCACGGAAGAGTCTTACCGCGTTTGCTCGATTTGGAAAAACCATCTGAAATAGGTAAGCACTCATCAATTTTCACCCATGTGAAAGATGTGAATAGACCTGAAGGTAGAGAAGGTACTATAATTACCTTTGATATTGTAAGTCTTGACACCTGGCTTTGGGTAATACCATTTTCAAATGGTTATACCAGCCTCGGTTATGTAGGCCCAACGGAATATCTCGAATCATTTGAGGGAGATCATACCCAAAAGCTTCAAGAAATGATGAAGCTATCAGATTATTATTACGACCGATTTGAAGGCCTAAATTATGAGTTCGAGCCAAGAATAATAAAGAATATCGCCAAATCGGTAAAACAACTTTATGGAGAGGGTTATGTTTTGACCGGTAATAGTGCCGAATTTCTTGATCCCGTGTTCTCCTCTGGGGTAACCTTCGCTACCGAATCGTCGTTATGCGCAGCAAAACTTATAGCAAAGCAGTTGAGAGGCGAACAGGTTGACTGGGAGAAAGACTATTCCGACTATATGAAAGAAGGGGTGGAAGTATTTGCTACTTATGTGAAAGAATGGTACACGGGTAATCTGCAGACCATATTCTTCGATAGCAACGACAACCCTGTTATCAAGGCTCAAATATGCGCAGTCTTGGCCGGTTATGTTTGGGATCGCACCAACCCGTTCGTTAAGAACCATCATCGTTTGGTCAAGACTGTGGCCCGCATTGCTGAAATGGAAAAGGAAACTAAGGGTCAAGAAAGCTGA
- a CDS encoding CubicO group peptidase (beta-lactamase class C family), whose amino-acid sequence MKKPTTLLLLFFYIISFAQTPSSQKSPPLEISEASEVGMSQARLDKIGTMLENAVTEKQIPGVVALIAKNGKIVFHEAFGMADNKSKKAMEKNTIFRIASQTKAITSTAVMMLWEEGKFKLDDPISKYIPEFKNPQILDSYSILNDTYTTRPAKNEITIRHLLTHTSGLGYGVIDGDERFKKIYKKAGVTDLFTTEEITIESSVKKLAKLPLHHNPGDAYVYSEGLDVLGYFIEVVSGMPFDKFLRTRIFDPLGMDDTWFYLPKEKQDRLVSVQRITDGKWNQYPVTFYDTDYPKKGAKSFFSGGAGLSSTAEDYATFLQMYLNNGELNGTRILSRTTIESIMKNQTLDFFGDPNRDYGLAFGLVNATGVATAGWGSKGTFDWGGYFNTQYFADPEEQVIGILMKQTQGEVTDETRWKFRQMVFAAIDD is encoded by the coding sequence ATGAAAAAACCGACTACCCTTCTTCTACTTTTTTTTTATATAATTTCATTTGCTCAAACCCCCTCATCGCAGAAATCACCCCCATTAGAGATTTCAGAAGCCTCTGAAGTCGGCATGTCACAAGCTAGGCTTGACAAAATAGGCACAATGCTAGAAAATGCGGTCACAGAAAAGCAAATTCCCGGTGTGGTAGCCTTAATTGCCAAAAATGGCAAAATAGTATTTCATGAAGCCTTCGGCATGGCCGACAATAAGTCTAAAAAGGCTATGGAAAAAAATACCATTTTTCGCATCGCCTCACAGACCAAGGCCATTACTTCCACAGCTGTCATGATGCTTTGGGAAGAAGGAAAATTTAAATTGGACGACCCAATTTCAAAATATATTCCGGAATTTAAGAATCCGCAAATTTTGGATTCCTACAGTATTCTTAACGATACATACACCACGCGACCTGCAAAGAATGAAATTACCATTCGCCATCTTTTGACCCATACCTCAGGTCTAGGGTACGGAGTAATCGATGGTGATGAGCGTTTTAAAAAAATATATAAAAAGGCGGGGGTAACCGATCTCTTTACTACTGAAGAAATCACAATTGAAAGTAGTGTTAAGAAACTTGCTAAATTACCATTGCACCACAACCCAGGTGATGCCTATGTATATAGCGAAGGCTTGGACGTGTTGGGCTATTTTATAGAGGTGGTATCCGGTATGCCGTTCGATAAATTTTTAAGAACCCGAATATTTGACCCCTTGGGTATGGATGACACTTGGTTCTACCTTCCGAAAGAAAAACAGGATAGACTGGTCAGCGTACAGCGAATAACCGACGGAAAATGGAACCAATATCCAGTTACATTCTACGATACCGATTACCCAAAAAAAGGAGCAAAAAGTTTTTTCTCGGGCGGTGCTGGTCTATCAAGCACAGCTGAAGACTATGCTACGTTCTTACAGATGTACTTGAATAACGGAGAACTCAACGGAACCCGGATCTTAAGTAGAACTACAATTGAAAGCATCATGAAAAACCAGACCTTAGACTTTTTCGGAGACCCGAATAGAGATTATGGTCTAGCTTTCGGACTTGTAAATGCTACAGGAGTGGCTACCGCAGGTTGGGGCAGCAAAGGCACATTTGATTGGGGAGGCTATTTCAACACGCAATATTTCGCCGACCCTGAAGAACAAGTTATTGGAATTTTAATGAAGCAAACGCAAGGTGAAGTTACCGATGAAACCCGATGGAAATTTCGACAGATGGTTTTTGCAGCAATTGACGATTAA
- a CDS encoding PAP2 superfamily protein, translating to MKKILLLFLLISAQTTFAQDSINVPNDTRWDMLKYDFVNMFKGVGYSYARPFKWQGKQWAQFGGVVAGTGAVYLLDDDTSRFIRAQQESVPQFIRSYGEIYGSPENNYLITSGVYLTGLITKSEKLRRTGVLLISSATSAGLLQQVLKSAVGRARPVARLGKDTFDPFNPSRNFHSFPSGHALLAFTNAYAIGKQFKSPWAKAGIYTVGAIPGLSRIWDGQHWLSDFVFAIAISVATVESIDRYLDRKYNEKYNNQDKRMSWNLNFGPGTLGVTLNF from the coding sequence ATGAAGAAGATATTGCTTTTATTCCTCCTGATTAGCGCCCAAACTACATTTGCTCAAGATTCAATAAATGTACCCAACGATACCCGTTGGGACATGCTCAAATATGATTTTGTCAATATGTTCAAAGGCGTGGGGTATTCCTATGCACGACCATTCAAATGGCAGGGGAAACAGTGGGCACAATTTGGTGGTGTAGTAGCCGGTACCGGAGCCGTATATCTTTTAGATGATGACACCTCACGATTCATTAGGGCACAGCAAGAAAGTGTACCCCAATTTATTCGATCGTATGGTGAAATTTATGGTAGCCCCGAAAACAATTACCTTATTACTTCAGGTGTTTACCTAACGGGATTGATTACCAAGAGTGAAAAGTTGAGGCGAACAGGTGTACTTCTTATCTCTTCGGCCACATCGGCCGGTTTGCTTCAACAGGTTCTAAAATCTGCGGTAGGCCGTGCCCGTCCTGTCGCCAGATTGGGCAAAGATACTTTCGATCCTTTTAACCCGAGTCGAAACTTTCATTCATTTCCTTCTGGTCATGCCCTTTTGGCCTTCACAAATGCCTACGCTATCGGAAAACAATTTAAAAGTCCGTGGGCAAAGGCAGGAATTTATACTGTTGGAGCTATTCCAGGATTATCTAGAATTTGGGACGGACAACATTGGCTGAGCGATTTTGTATTCGCCATAGCCATTAGTGTCGCGACCGTCGAATCGATTGACCGTTATCTAGATAGAAAATACAACGAAAAGTACAACAATCAGGATAAGCGAATGAGCTGGAACTTAAACTTTGGGCCCGGTACTTTGGGCGTAACTTTAAATTTTTAA
- a CDS encoding inosine-uridine nucleoside N-ribohydrolase yields MKPVIFLRSLIFFLAIFSCKEKHNTPAQEEKNIEKSPQLKIKLIFDTDANNELDDQHALAYMLLNGEVFDVKGITVNTTYNGKGIQGHYDEAERIMHLCNLKGKVPLLKGADANFEEIAGDFDPNNYDGKEGVDFLLEETKSGNTIIVAVGKLTNIALALKKDPTFAARTKIVWLGSNYPEPGEYNQVNDTISMNYVLNSPIPFEMVTVRYGKPSGTDAVAITQEEINQKMPGLGPKANTPIKGRHGGEFYTFGDYSISLFEHIFYETQIGNNPNKSRPLFDMVALAILKNPNWGSTIEIPAPILINEKWVERPNNTRKITVWENFEREAILEDFFKTLRNPILVNHQN; encoded by the coding sequence ATGAAACCTGTTATTTTCTTACGCTCCCTTATTTTTTTCTTAGCTATTTTCTCTTGTAAAGAGAAACACAATACCCCTGCCCAAGAAGAAAAAAATATCGAAAAAAGCCCCCAATTGAAAATCAAATTGATATTTGATACAGATGCCAACAATGAACTCGACGACCAACACGCGTTGGCCTATATGTTATTAAACGGAGAGGTTTTTGACGTCAAGGGTATAACCGTCAACACTACTTATAATGGAAAAGGTATTCAAGGTCATTATGATGAAGCCGAACGAATCATGCACCTCTGCAATCTGAAAGGCAAGGTTCCGCTTTTGAAAGGCGCAGACGCTAATTTCGAAGAGATTGCCGGCGACTTCGATCCTAATAATTACGACGGCAAAGAAGGGGTTGACTTTTTATTAGAAGAAACAAAAAGTGGAAACACGATAATTGTGGCGGTCGGTAAACTGACCAATATTGCCTTGGCACTTAAAAAAGACCCTACTTTTGCAGCACGCACTAAAATTGTGTGGTTAGGAAGCAACTATCCAGAACCGGGCGAGTATAATCAGGTAAACGATACGATTTCCATGAACTACGTACTTAATAGTCCAATCCCTTTTGAAATGGTAACCGTGCGCTATGGCAAACCATCGGGAACCGATGCCGTTGCCATTACCCAGGAAGAAATCAATCAGAAAATGCCTGGGCTGGGACCTAAAGCGAATACCCCAATCAAAGGGCGGCACGGGGGTGAATTTTATACGTTCGGAGACTACTCCATAAGCCTTTTCGAACATATTTTTTATGAAACACAAATTGGCAACAATCCAAACAAGTCAAGACCTTTATTTGATATGGTGGCATTGGCCATTCTAAAAAACCCCAATTGGGGCAGCACAATAGAGATTCCAGCACCCATTCTAATAAACGAAAAATGGGTAGAGCGCCCAAATAATACACGTAAGATAACAGTCTGGGAGAATTTTGAAAGGGAAGCTATTCTCGAAGACTTTTTCAAAACCCTCAGAAACCCTATTCTGGTAAACCATCAAAATTGA